Within the Candidatus Methylomirabilis tolerans genome, the region CGCGGCAAGCGGCGCCCCCTTGAAGCGCGGTATCACATGGTAGGCGACACCCATGATAAACAAGGCAGCGAAGCCGAAAACTTGCGCATAGCCGTGCGCCACTTTGGCGGAGGCCACCGGCAGTCCGCCGAGAAAGCTCCAGGGAAGCGTAAGCGTAGCGAGCGTCAGCGCGCCGAGCGTACCGCCGAAGGTGAGTGCGAAGAGTAGGCTGGCGGTAAAGAATCGGACGTAGCGCGTCGGTCGTGGAACTGCGGGAACTGCGACAGCCGGGCGTGGCAGAGGCGCAGACGGTGCCGTTGCCTCACAGGCGGGTGCGACGCAACGATCCGTCGGCTTTGTCGTAACGGTGGCGGGCCGTTCACGCGGCTCGCTATCTCCGTTCAAAGCCACAAGCAGCTTGCCCAGATCGATACCGCGTACGTGTGCGGCCTCGGCAAGCGTGGCGCTGCCTCCGCAGCATGTGTCGATCCCGTGCGCGTTCAGAACCCGGCTGAGGGCCGGATTGGTATGCACGACATCGTCAACCGTCGTTGCGCTTGTGAACTGCTGTGCGCCCATTTACCGGCTCATCATGCAGAATTTATGCAATGACCGGGCAACCATCGCCCGGCACACTACCTGCCTCAAAAAATTGGAGAGCCTCCAAGGGGCAGATTGGCAACACATCGGGTCAATCGGGAGGGCCTGGAAGCCCCGGTAAGGGGCACCGCGCCAAGGGGGTGGCTCAATCCTGCCTATCAAAAAATATAGCTGAAGCGACAGGGGAGGTCAAGGGGAACGTAATGGTAAGAGTGGTAAGGCTACGCCGGGTTCGGATGAGGCGCCTGATCATGACGTTGACGTTCATGGGTGAACCGAAAGCTCATAAGACATTGCGAGAGTCCACAACATGATCAGCGCACTTCGTCGAGTCGGTACATGACGTGACAGGCCACGCAGTTGCCGGTCAGCTTTGCGAGTCCACGGAGAATATCGGCTTGACTACTGCCGGCTTTCATCTGGTCGGCAAGTGTATCGAACCCCCGATGAGTGTGCATAGCCAGCTCCAGAAACAGTTGGGGCAGCAGTTTCTGGAGCTGTGGATCAGTGTCGGCCGCGTGCATCATGCCCGACATGCGGGCCGCCTTTTCCGCCACAGGGAGATCGTCGGCTGCCAGGCCCTGTACGATTCCGCTGACAGATTCGAGCATCAGTCGCATCTCGGCAAGCATCATATCTCGCTGGGCCGGGGCGAGAACCAGCCGTTGCCGCGTGTCGGCTGAGGTTCCATGGAGTTCAACGGCGGTGGAGGGACCGAGAAACCCAAGGACGATCGCCCCCGCGACGCCCACAACGATTCCGAGCCGTGTTAGCTTCATTCTTCTTCTCATCTCCTTTCTATCCTTCTCTCGAAAATGTGCCTGCGCTGGTCCTGGTTACAGGAGGAGGTCATCATGACGGCCCGTCACCCCGGCGAAAGCCGTGGTCCAGGGCTGGATTCCGGCTTTCGCCGGGGTGGCGAACGGGTGCGGACCCACGGAGAAGTCAGGAGGCTCCGTGTCGAAGGTAAGTCTTATGCGTGCGCCGTGGTGATGTCTGGCCTTCATGGGGTGTTGCCTGTATTCGACGTCTACAATAACTCTCCGCCCTCAGGGCGCTTACCGGCCCGTGGGTGGCCGATAGACATTGTCCAGTCGTTTCCTGAGAGCTGTCTCACTGGGGCTGCCGCCGTCTGCCGCAAATTCATCGCCAGACACAGGACGGCCCCCCACCCGAATACTCCTGAGATCGCAAAGATCGTTTGGACAAGTACGTCGCCTGCCGGAAGCAGATCGAAGAACCAAGACGGCGAAAGCAAAGGGATAACACGACAGACCGTTGCCGTACCGCCCAACCAGAAAGTGGCATCGACTAATACGGTGCTGGCGACCCGTTTCCTCTTGATAAAGCCCGGTAGCATCCGGACGGATGCGCCGAACACGAGGTGGGTGATGAAGCCGAGCAGATACATGTGACGAATCGCGTCCGTGCTGATCGGGATCGAATAGCCGAGCAGGGTTGCCGCGCCGGACAGGAGCTCAACGAATGCGGCGAGGACGAGCCAGGTGTAGGCGGCATACACCAGGCGTTCGAACCGGCCGAACTCTCCATAATCCGGTAAGCCCGGTCGCGTGGGCGGGCGGTCCGGTCCAGTGTCAAGAAAACGGGCATGGCGACCTAGGGGTCGGCGGCGGGTGAGCAGATCCAGTTGCCATACAAACCAGAGGATAACACCCCCTTTCATCAGCATCCCAAGGGCGACAACCCGTCTGGTGACATCAGGTGCGAGCCCCGCCAGGGAAGGCGCCGTAGGGATCACTTGCAGGCATACGGCCAGCAGATACACGCATCCAACCCCATAGACCGGCCAATCCGGAGCCGGCAAGGCCAGGTACAGCGGAAAGAGGCGGACCGAAAGGGCAAAGGCCACAGGCAGAAGCACGAGGCTCATGAAGATGGTAATGGCAAACTCATTCCAGGCAGTGTCTACAGTACTCGTGCCGCTCAGAGCCATATGAAGCACCAGGAACAGATTGAGACACGCATAGAGGACCCAGCCGACCGCCATCATGACGAAATACGGCTTGACCGCACTCAACGCCGGAAGCCTTCTGGCCTTATCGCTTCCGCGCATGGTCTCAATCAGGAGTAACACATACAGGACGATCGCACTGCCTTCCAGCGCCCCCGAGACAACGACCAGCCAACTGAGAGGAACGAAGATCGGACTCCCCTCGAAGGAGACCAGAACTGCTCCTCCGACCGCCCGGAGGAGAAGCCCCGGAACCATCAACCAGAGAATCCGATTCATTCGTTCGGGGTGAGGAAGGGGGAAACTGGCCAGCCGGGGAATGAAATGAAGGCTGATGCCCATGATAAATACCCCTACCCAGCCGATGAGTTGCAGATGCCCATGTGTCTGGATAAGAGCGTAGAAACCCTGCCCCACAGGAAAGCCGTAGCCGATCACCACAGCCAGATAGGCGCCGAACGCGAATCCCCCGACGATCGCTGTTGTCAGCGATGTCCAGATAAAGCCGGAACGAAATTCGGCGTATCGCATCAGTCCGATGTGTTCCTTTCAGAACGGAGTGCCTGGAGTATTCGTCTGGCCGCCGCGCCAAGGGGTATATTTTCTAGTTTGGGCTCACGGTGCGGGACCGTACCAGAAGCGGTGGGGGAGGTCAAGAGGAACGTAAAACCGGGATATCGGCTATGAGTATAGTTCGAGAGTCTATGGATCAGGGATGGCGTCCACTGCGTAGGGAGGCGGGGGCAGAATAGCGAGGAAGGCCAGAAGCAGTCCGTTGGGTATGCGAGAGCCCGAGGTGGTCCGTGCTCCGCAGCTTGTGCGACTGCTTTGAGCACGGACCACCTCGATGACCGCTTCGCTACAGCTTCGCAGCCTCGCTGGCCAGGTAGCTTGTAACACCTTCGGCGGTAGGCCGCATTCCCTTGGCCCCATTGGTCCATCCGGCCGGGCACACCTCTCCGTGCGCCTCGTGGAACTGGAGCGCGTCCACCATGCGAAGCATCTCATCGATATTGCGCCCGAGCGGCAGGTTGTTGACGACCTGGTGCTGGACGATGCCGTCTTTGTCGATCAGAAAGGATCCGCGCAGGGTCACCCCGCCCGGCAGCAGGACGTCGTAGTCGCGAGCGATATCCTTTGTCATGTCGGCGACCAGCGGATAGCCCACCGGACCGATGCCGCCCTTGTTGACAGGAGTACATCGCCATGCAGCATGGGTAAAATGTGAATCCACGGAGCAGCCGATCACCTGCACGCCGCGCTTCTCAAACTCGGCCACGCGATGATCAAAGGCGATAATCTCTGAAGGACAGACGAAGGTAAAGTCGAGGGGATAGAAG harbors:
- a CDS encoding peroxiredoxin produces the protein MSVLVGKPAPGFTVTAVMPDGSFKDNFTLSDYRGKYVVLFFYPLDFTFVCPSEIIAFDHRVAEFEKRGVQVIGCSVDSHFTHAAWRCTPVNKGGIGPVGYPLVADMTKDIARDYDVLLPGGVTLRGSFLIDKDGIVQHQVVNNLPLGRNIDEMLRMVDALQFHEAHGEVCPAGWTNGAKGMRPTAEGVTSYLASEAAKL